A stretch of Nitrospira sp. DNA encodes these proteins:
- a CDS encoding TolC family protein, translating into MMPTLFFLMLVLALPMAAPTQAQPSGPADSAAKGRFLGLQQAIETGLQNHPIVQEANAGLAASSARTDQTKSLYYPQVFANADGTAGSGRLNPRFLVGGGLLQPNLSTYTAGVLASQRIYDFGFTKNLVESSQYGERAQEQDVHARRALVIVSIQRSYLNSLKRQRLVRIAEETVRERGIITGQIETLYRQQLKSKLDLDLVKVELVNAESLLVRSRNDLKASFADLNRTMGIAGSDDYTLEDVTTDVKIPRALSDLIADSLAHPELKRAKEQTASAEAKKRAMKSQYLPTVSAIASGGYYDTFDPNRNVATGGWWAAGGMVSMPLFTGGLIENQVKEASAQEAAALAQSNNIEQALTQQVTNAYLDTVTFTQQIKLAEELVKTAQEALSLAKQRYKLGLGSIVEVTQSEVGLTAAQTKLAEAQYDYKIAEVTLAYASGGQAQLEIDPASR; encoded by the coding sequence ATGATGCCGACCCTGTTTTTCTTGATGCTCGTGCTCGCACTGCCGATGGCAGCACCCACCCAGGCGCAGCCATCCGGTCCGGCCGACTCGGCGGCCAAAGGGCGCTTTCTCGGATTGCAGCAGGCGATTGAAACCGGCCTGCAGAACCATCCGATCGTGCAGGAGGCCAACGCCGGCCTCGCCGCCTCCAGCGCCAGGACGGATCAAACCAAATCGCTCTATTATCCTCAAGTATTTGCGAACGCCGACGGCACAGCCGGGTCCGGCCGCCTGAATCCCCGCTTCCTTGTCGGCGGCGGCTTGCTCCAGCCCAACTTGAGCACCTATACCGCCGGCGTCCTGGCCAGCCAGCGGATCTACGATTTCGGCTTCACCAAGAATCTGGTGGAGTCATCCCAGTACGGCGAGCGGGCCCAGGAGCAGGACGTCCACGCCCGGCGCGCGCTGGTGATCGTTTCCATTCAACGCAGCTATCTGAACAGCCTGAAGCGGCAACGGCTCGTGCGCATCGCGGAAGAAACCGTGCGGGAGCGCGGCATCATCACCGGACAGATCGAGACGCTCTACCGGCAGCAGCTCAAGTCCAAACTGGATCTGGATCTGGTCAAGGTGGAGCTGGTGAACGCGGAATCGCTGCTGGTCCGCAGCCGCAACGACCTTAAGGCCAGTTTCGCCGACCTCAACCGCACCATGGGCATCGCCGGGTCGGACGACTATACGCTGGAAGACGTCACCACCGACGTGAAAATTCCGCGCGCGCTGAGCGACCTGATCGCGGATAGCCTGGCGCATCCGGAACTCAAACGGGCCAAAGAACAGACGGCTTCGGCCGAAGCGAAGAAGCGGGCCATGAAAAGCCAGTACCTGCCGACTGTCTCCGCGATTGCAAGCGGCGGCTACTACGACACGTTCGATCCCAACCGCAACGTGGCGACGGGCGGCTGGTGGGCGGCGGGCGGGATGGTCTCCATGCCGCTGTTTACGGGCGGGCTGATCGAAAATCAGGTGAAGGAAGCGAGCGCTCAGGAGGCTGCCGCGCTGGCCCAGAGCAACAATATCGAACAGGCGCTCACGCAGCAGGTGACAAACGCCTACCTCGACACGGTGACGTTCACCCAACAGATCAAGCTGGCGGAAGAACTGGTCAAAACGGCACAGGAGGCCTTAAGCCTGGCCAAGCAGCGCTACAAACTCGGCCTCGGCTCGATCGTGGAGGTGACCCAATCGGAAGTGGGCCTCACGGCGGCCCAGACGAAATTGGCTGAAGCCCAGTACGATTACAAGATTGCCGAGGTCACGCTGGCCTATGCCTCGGGAGGGCAGGCCCAGCTGGAGATCGATCCGGCTAGTCGGTAG